A region of the Chelatococcus sp. YT9 genome:
GCCCACGAATTTCCCACCATGAGCGTGCTGGAGAATTTGATGATGGTGCCAGGCAACCAGAGCGGAGAGACGCTCTGGAACACCTGGGTCCATCGACGCAGGATTGCCCGTGAGGAGAATGAGCTACGCGCCAGGGCAGAGGAGGTGCTCGCGTTCCTCGAACTCGGCCACCTACGTGACGCTCTGGCGGGGAATCTGTCCGGCGGCCAGAAGAAGCTGCTCGAGATCGGCCGCACAATGATGGTCGACGCACGCATCGTCTTTCTGGATGAGGTAGGCGCGGGCGTGAACCGGACTCTCCTTCGAACGATCGGCGACGCGATCGTGCGCTTGAATAGGGAGCGTGGCTACACCTTCTGCGTCATCGAGCACGACATGGATTTCATAGCGCGCCTTTGCGACAGGGTTATCGTCATGGCTCAGGGCAAAATGCTCGCAGAAGGGCGACCGGCGGAAATCGTGCGCATCGAGCTGGTGATAGAGGCCTATCTCGGCACTGGCTTGAAGAACAAGCTCGTTGGCAAGGACATTTCAGAGGCGATGATTGGCGGAGCCGAACCGTGACGGCAAGCCTTACTGCGGGCGCCTCGCCTTTTCTGGTCGGCGCGAGCATGACAGGTGGCTACGGCGGCGCCGACATCCTCAACGGCTGTAGCATCGCGGTCGAGAAAGGCCAAATCGCTGTCATCGTCGGTCCCAATGGCGCGGGCAAATCAACGGCCATGAAGGCCATCTTCGGCATGCTGCGATTACGTGAGGGAACCGTGCAGCTAGGCGGCGAGGATATAACCCATCTTCGGCCGCAGGAGCGCGTCGCCAGGGGCATGGCTTTCGTGCCGCAGACAGAAAATGTGTTTCCTTCCATGACGGTGGAGGAAAATCTCGAGATGGGAGCCTTCCTGCGGCGCGATGATTTCAAGGCGACAATGGAACAGGTCTATTCCCTGTTTCCCGTGCTCAGAGACAAGCGCTTCCAAGCCGCCGGCGAGCTGTCAGGCGGGCAGCGCCAGCAGGTCGCGGTCGGCCGGGCCCTGATGACCGAACCGTCCGTCCTCCTCCTCGACGAGCCGACGGCCGGCGTCAGTCCGATCGTCATGGATGAATTATTCGACCGCATCATCGATATCGCTCGGATCGGCGTCACGGTTTTGATGGTGGAGCAGAACGCCCGGCAAGCCCTCGAGATCGCCGATCGTGGCTATGTGCTGGTGCTGGGTGCGAACCGCTTCACCGGAACAGGCAAGGAATTGCTCGCCGACCCCGAGGTGCGCAGCACCTTTCTGGGGGGCTGACGGCATGGATGTGCTCAACGCGCTCGTCGCCTTCACGAATTTCGTCCTGCTGCCGGCCATGACCTATGGCTGCCAACTGGCGCTCGGCGCGCTGGGGGTGACCCTGGTCTATGGCATCCTGCGCTTCTCGAATTTCGCGCACGGCGACACCATGGCCTTCGGCACCATGGCGACCATCCTGACGACATGGGCGCTGCAGGCGGCCGGGGTGAGCGTTGCGCCGCTGCCGGTCGCGCTGCTCGCCCTGCCCGCCGGCGTCATCGCCACCATCCTGGTGGTCCTGGCGACCGACCGGCTGGTCTATCGCCCCTATCGCATGAAGCGGGTCCATTCCATCACGTTGGTGATGACCTCGCTGGGCGTCATGTTCGTCATGGGCGGGCTGGTCCGCATCTTCATCGGGGTCGATGATCGCCAGTTCGCCGACGGGGCGCGTTTCATATTCACCGCGGCGCAGTTCCGCCAGTGGACGGGGCTGGCGGAGACGATGGCGCTGCGCACGACGCAAGTCATCACGCTCGCGACCACGGTCATCGTCGTCGGCTGGCTGCACTGGTTCCTGAAATGCACCCGTACCGGCAAATCCATGCGGGCCTTTTCCGACAATGAAAACCTCGCCCTGCTTTCGGGCATCGATCCCGAGCGCGTCGTGAGGATCGTCTGGATCGTGTCGGCGGCGCTCGCCACGCTCGCCGGGGTCCTCTACGGCCTCGACAAGTCATTCCGGCCGATCACCTATTTCCAGCTCCTGCTGCCCGTTTTCGCCGCCGCCGTCGTCGGCGGGCTCGGCAATCCGCTCGGCGCCGTCGCCGGCGGCTTTGTCGTTGCCTTCTCCGAGATCGTCTTCACCTACAGCTTCAGGAAGGTCGCAGCCTACCTGCTCCCCGCCGGCTGGGAGCCGGAGGGACTGCTGCAGCTCCTGAGCACCGACTACAAGGTCGCGGTCAGCTTCACGGTTCTCGTTCTCGTCCTTCTGTTCCGGCCAACCGGCATCTTTCGCGGCAGGGCGGCATGAACCCGGCGACACGCAACCTCCTGCTTTTCCTGGCGGTCGGCGTGCTGATCGCGCTTACCGGCCTGACGCAGAGCTGGAACGCGGCGCTGACGATCGTCAACATGGGCCTGATCTCCGCGATCATGGCGCTCGGGGTCAATATCCAGTGGGGTTATGCCGGCCTGTACAACGTCGGCACGATGGGTTTCGTCGCCCTCGGCGGTCTCGCGACGGTCCTCGTGGCGCTCGATCCCGTACCCGGCGCCTGGCAGGCCGGAGGTTTCTGGATCCTGGCAGCCTTGCTGTTCGGCGCGGCCGTCATCGCCGCCGCGGCGCTGCTTCATCGCCGGCTGCCGCGAGGCCGGGCGCGGATCCTCGCCGTAGCCGTGCTGCTGATCTCCGGCCTCGTTGTCTATCGCTGGATCCTCGATCCCGCCGTCGCCGCCGTCGAGGCGATCAATCCCGCGCTGCAGGGCAATATCGGCGGTCTCGGGCTACCCGTGCTCCTGTCATGGCCGGTCGGCGGCCTGCTCGCGGCGGGTGCCGGCTGGCTCATCGGCAAGACCGCGCTCGGGTTGCGCTCGGATTATCTCGCCATCGCGACGCTCGGTATTGCCGAAATCGTCATCGCGGTGATGAAGAACGAAGACTGGCTGGATCGCGGCGTCAAAAACGTTGTCGATATTCCCCGTCCCGTTCCTTTCGAGGTGGACCTTCAGGCCAGCCAGAGCTTCCTCTCGCTGGCCTCATGGATGGGGGCCGATTCCGTCGCCGCCTCGGCCGTGGCCATCAAGCTCATCTATGCCGGCATGTTCCTCGCGGTGCTGCTGGTGCTCGTCTTGTTGTCGGAGGCAGCGCTGCATTCCCCCTGGGGTCGCATGATGCGCGCCATCCGCGACAACGAGGTGGCCGCCGCCGCGATGGGCAAGGACGTGACGCGCAGGCACCTGCAGATCTTTGTCCTCGGCTGCGCCGTGCTGGGCATTGCGGGCGCGATGCTCGCCACCCTGGAAGGGCAGCTCACCCCCGGCGCGTTCCAGCCTCTGCGCTTCACCTTCCTGATCTGGGTGATGGTCGTGGTCGGCGGCTCCGGCAGCAATCTTGGCGCGGTGCTGGGAGGCTTTCTGATCTGGTACCTGTGGGTTCAGGTCGAGCCTTGGGGCAATAGCCTGATGGCCTTCGCCACAGCCGGCATGGCCGACGGAT
Encoded here:
- a CDS encoding branched-chain amino acid ABC transporter permease, which produces MNPATRNLLLFLAVGVLIALTGLTQSWNAALTIVNMGLISAIMALGVNIQWGYAGLYNVGTMGFVALGGLATVLVALDPVPGAWQAGGFWILAALLFGAAVIAAAALLHRRLPRGRARILAVAVLLISGLVVYRWILDPAVAAVEAINPALQGNIGGLGLPVLLSWPVGGLLAAGAGWLIGKTALGLRSDYLAIATLGIAEIVIAVMKNEDWLDRGVKNVVDIPRPVPFEVDLQASQSFLSLASWMGADSVAASAVAIKLIYAGMFLAVLLVLVLLSEAALHSPWGRMMRAIRDNEVAAAAMGKDVTRRHLQIFVLGCAVLGIAGAMLATLEGQLTPGAFQPLRFTFLIWVMVVVGGSGSNLGAVLGGFLIWYLWVQVEPWGNSLMAFATAGMADGSALKQHLMESAAHMRLLVMGVILIVVLRFRPQGLIPGK
- a CDS encoding branched-chain amino acid ABC transporter permease, translated to MDVLNALVAFTNFVLLPAMTYGCQLALGALGVTLVYGILRFSNFAHGDTMAFGTMATILTTWALQAAGVSVAPLPVALLALPAGVIATILVVLATDRLVYRPYRMKRVHSITLVMTSLGVMFVMGGLVRIFIGVDDRQFADGARFIFTAAQFRQWTGLAETMALRTTQVITLATTVIVVGWLHWFLKCTRTGKSMRAFSDNENLALLSGIDPERVVRIVWIVSAALATLAGVLYGLDKSFRPITYFQLLLPVFAAAVVGGLGNPLGAVAGGFVVAFSEIVFTYSFRKVAAYLLPAGWEPEGLLQLLSTDYKVAVSFTVLVLVLLFRPTGIFRGRAA
- a CDS encoding ABC transporter ATP-binding protein; this translates as MTGGYGGADILNGCSIAVEKGQIAVIVGPNGAGKSTAMKAIFGMLRLREGTVQLGGEDITHLRPQERVARGMAFVPQTENVFPSMTVEENLEMGAFLRRDDFKATMEQVYSLFPVLRDKRFQAAGELSGGQRQQVAVGRALMTEPSVLLLDEPTAGVSPIVMDELFDRIIDIARIGVTVLMVEQNARQALEIADRGYVLVLGANRFTGTGKELLADPEVRSTFLGG
- a CDS encoding ABC transporter ATP-binding protein yields the protein MIVCHDVHKHFGGFRAVDGVSLTIPDGAITGLIGPNGAGKSTLFNVIAGVHKPTAGSITMAGEDITGLPPHVLFARGVLRTFQVAHEFPTMSVLENLMMVPGNQSGETLWNTWVHRRRIAREENELRARAEEVLAFLELGHLRDALAGNLSGGQKKLLEIGRTMMVDARIVFLDEVGAGVNRTLLRTIGDAIVRLNRERGYTFCVIEHDMDFIARLCDRVIVMAQGKMLAEGRPAEIVRIELVIEAYLGTGLKNKLVGKDISEAMIGGAEP